One Parageobacillus sp. KH3-4 genomic region harbors:
- a CDS encoding glutamate synthase subunit beta produces MGKITGFMEYTREEETKRDPLSRLEDWKEYTFPFSDEVLARQGARCMDCGTPFCHMGLELNGLTSGCPIHNLIPEWNDLVYRGRWKEALERLLKTNNFPEFTGRVCPAPCEGSCTVAISDPAVAIKGIERAIIDKGFAEGWIQPRIPQKRTGKKVAIVGSGPAGLACADQLNQAGHSVTVYERADRVGGLLMYGIPNMKLEKEVVERRVRLLEQEGIMFVTNTEVGKDITAEELRSRYDAVVLCIGAQKHRDLAIEGRELKGVHFAMDYLTGVTKSLLDSNFANGNFIDAKDKRVIVIGGGDTGADCVATALRQGCKSVVQFGKHPALPHERREDNPWPQYPLVFTLDYAYEEAKAKFGADPRQYCIQTKKIVGDEHGRVKELHTIQMEKIIDENGKAVFKEIPGTEQVWPCDLVFIAIGFEGPEQPILQQFGVETVNNKVKAPYGKYTTNVEGVFAAGDARRGQSLIVWAIHEGREAAREVDRFLMGTTNLP; encoded by the coding sequence ATGGGGAAAATCACCGGATTTATGGAATATACGCGCGAAGAAGAAACAAAACGTGACCCGCTTTCTCGCCTGGAGGATTGGAAAGAATATACGTTTCCGTTTTCTGACGAAGTACTTGCAAGACAAGGAGCCCGCTGCATGGACTGTGGAACTCCGTTTTGCCATATGGGACTGGAGCTAAACGGTTTAACATCGGGCTGCCCGATCCATAATTTAATCCCGGAATGGAACGATTTAGTCTATCGGGGCCGATGGAAAGAGGCGCTCGAGCGGCTGCTGAAAACGAACAACTTCCCGGAATTCACCGGACGGGTCTGCCCGGCGCCATGCGAAGGTTCCTGTACGGTGGCGATTTCCGACCCAGCTGTTGCCATCAAAGGCATCGAGCGGGCGATTATTGATAAAGGATTTGCCGAAGGCTGGATTCAGCCGCGAATTCCGCAAAAACGAACAGGGAAAAAAGTAGCAATCGTCGGGTCCGGCCCTGCCGGTCTCGCCTGCGCCGACCAGCTTAATCAAGCGGGCCATTCGGTGACGGTATACGAGCGGGCCGACCGCGTCGGCGGGTTATTAATGTATGGCATTCCAAATATGAAATTGGAAAAAGAAGTTGTCGAGCGGAGAGTGCGGCTTTTAGAACAAGAAGGGATTATGTTTGTCACCAATACGGAAGTCGGAAAAGACATTACCGCTGAAGAGCTGCGTTCCCGATATGATGCCGTCGTATTATGCATCGGCGCGCAGAAGCATCGTGACCTTGCGATTGAAGGAAGAGAACTTAAGGGCGTTCATTTTGCGATGGATTATTTAACAGGTGTAACGAAAAGCTTGCTTGACTCGAATTTTGCCAACGGCAACTTCATTGATGCGAAAGACAAACGCGTCATCGTGATCGGCGGCGGCGATACAGGGGCGGACTGCGTCGCGACTGCTTTGCGGCAAGGGTGCAAAAGCGTCGTGCAGTTCGGCAAGCACCCGGCTCTGCCGCACGAACGCCGGGAAGATAACCCGTGGCCGCAATATCCGCTTGTATTTACACTTGATTACGCCTATGAAGAAGCGAAAGCAAAATTCGGCGCCGATCCGCGGCAATATTGCATTCAGACAAAAAAAATCGTCGGCGACGAACACGGGCGAGTCAAAGAACTCCATACGATCCAAATGGAAAAAATCATCGACGAAAACGGGAAAGCGGTGTTTAAAGAAATTCCGGGCACTGAACAAGTTTGGCCGTGCGATCTAGTCTTTATCGCCATCGGTTTTGAAGGACCGGAACAGCCGATTTTGCAGCAATTCGGCGTCGAAACAGTCAACAACAAAGTCAAAGCGCCGTACGGCAAATACACGACAAACGTCGAAGGAGTATTTGCAGCTGGAGACGCCCGCCGCGGCCAAAGTTTAATCGTCTGGGCGATCCACGAAGGCCGGGAAGCGGCAAGAGAAGTCGATCGTTTCCTCATGGGCACAACGAATTTGCCATAA
- a CDS encoding sigma-54-dependent Fis family transcriptional regulator has translation MDIVDPSRRAVWQRFVREGTLDRARMDKKIAESWYLCRQQNVDPYDGKGKVILESQLLAERKKRNQRLLHIAVPILEKLQKYFQETKSIFLLVDQEGYVLYAKGNEQTMQMAEAIKFVEGVKWTEDEVGTNAIGTSLRIREPITIAGLEHYSVASHQWVCSATPIYDEKKELVGIIDVSYPINHYPFHDHVLATVVAAAYTIEQRFHMQAKEDELELFKYTYNIENPDFPVVICNNKGNIVWVNRCLRSSFSNMLGQSLENVCGDHWVIKSKTPIYSSIHHDIIGYRVTLQKTKNNDFKFVSTTFHFAGVIGKSIAFANVIKSCEKVAKTDATVHITGETGTGKELIARAIHQNSRRKNGPFVAINCGAIPKELIGSELLGYEEGAFTGAKRTGHKGKFVQANGGTIFLDEIGEIPLEMQIALLRVLQEREVVPIGGTKPIPIDVRVITATHCDLYQLVREGKLREDLFYRIYVYPIKVPALRERKEDIPFLIRHYCQKNNWSVSFPDEVIQLLMAYHWPGNIRELFNVLERVRIEYGDHIPSIPELKSMFIGWESRGENRKPDQETLSYREQIEKNHIMEMLEKTNGDIARAAAELNIPRSTFYRKLKKYHLI, from the coding sequence ATGGATATCGTAGATCCATCTAGACGAGCAGTTTGGCAGCGCTTTGTGCGTGAGGGCACATTGGATCGTGCAAGAATGGATAAAAAGATCGCGGAATCATGGTATCTCTGCCGCCAGCAAAATGTGGACCCGTATGACGGAAAAGGAAAGGTTATTTTAGAGTCACAATTGCTCGCGGAAAGGAAAAAACGGAACCAAAGATTGCTTCATATTGCCGTACCGATTTTAGAAAAGTTGCAAAAATATTTTCAAGAAACCAAGTCTATTTTTCTACTTGTCGATCAAGAAGGTTATGTTTTATATGCAAAAGGAAATGAACAAACAATGCAAATGGCGGAAGCAATAAAATTTGTGGAAGGAGTAAAGTGGACAGAAGATGAGGTTGGCACAAATGCGATTGGCACGTCCTTAAGAATTCGCGAGCCTATTACGATCGCAGGATTAGAACATTATTCCGTCGCTTCTCATCAATGGGTTTGTTCCGCAACCCCTATTTATGATGAAAAGAAAGAACTTGTCGGAATTATCGACGTTTCGTACCCCATCAATCATTATCCGTTTCATGACCATGTCTTAGCCACTGTTGTTGCTGCAGCATATACCATCGAACAACGATTCCACATGCAAGCGAAAGAAGATGAATTAGAGTTGTTTAAGTATACTTATAATATAGAAAATCCCGATTTCCCCGTCGTTATATGCAATAATAAAGGAAATATTGTATGGGTGAATCGTTGTTTGCGTTCTTCCTTTTCAAACATGCTTGGTCAATCATTGGAAAATGTTTGTGGCGATCATTGGGTGATAAAATCAAAAACGCCGATTTATTCTTCTATTCATCACGATATTATTGGTTATCGAGTTACTCTTCAGAAGACAAAAAACAATGATTTCAAATTTGTTTCAACAACTTTTCATTTTGCGGGAGTGATAGGCAAGAGCATAGCATTTGCAAATGTAATAAAGAGTTGTGAAAAGGTGGCAAAAACAGATGCCACTGTTCATATAACCGGAGAAACGGGAACAGGGAAGGAATTAATTGCTCGCGCGATTCATCAAAACAGCAGAAGAAAAAACGGGCCGTTTGTTGCGATTAATTGTGGCGCAATACCAAAGGAATTAATTGGCAGCGAATTGTTGGGTTATGAAGAAGGTGCATTTACGGGAGCAAAACGTACAGGACATAAAGGAAAATTCGTTCAAGCAAACGGTGGAACGATTTTTCTCGATGAAATTGGCGAGATCCCTTTGGAAATGCAAATAGCGCTTTTAAGGGTTTTGCAGGAGAGGGAAGTCGTTCCTATTGGCGGAACAAAACCAATTCCTATTGACGTAAGAGTAATAACAGCGACACACTGCGATTTGTATCAATTAGTAAGAGAAGGGAAGCTAAGGGAAGATTTATTTTACCGCATTTATGTATATCCGATCAAAGTTCCGGCGTTAAGAGAAAGGAAAGAAGATATACCATTTTTGATTCGGCATTATTGTCAAAAAAACAATTGGTCTGTTTCCTTTCCTGATGAAGTGATTCAACTATTGATGGCGTACCATTGGCCAGGAAATATTCGCGAATTATTTAACGTATTAGAACGAGTTCGAATTGAATATGGAGATCATATTCCTTCTATTCCTGAGCTCAAATCGATGTTCATTGGATGGGAAAGTCGGGGAGAAAATAGGAAGCCAGATCAAGAAACTTTATCCTATCGGGAACAGATTGAAAAAAATCATATTATGGAGATGCTAGAAAAAACAAACGGCGATATTGCCAGAGCAGCAGCTGAGTTGAATATTCCCCGCAGTACATTTTACCGGAAATTAAAGAAGTATCATTTAATATGA
- a CDS encoding galactitol-1-phosphate 5-dehydrogenase — protein MRALKLYGKRDLRYEEAAEPFIEKNDEVIIKVKAAGICGSDLSRYAKLGPYIEGMVWGHEFSGEVAAIGSGVHHVKIGDRVAACPALYCGKCESCKKGLLSQCKKLTVIGARYPGAFAEYVKLPGENVLSIPETIDFDTATFIEPSAVVAHGFYRTRTQPGADVAVVGCGSIGLLAVQWAKIFGASKVYAIDIDSKKLDIAKEVGADVVIHAVEKTAYEQLMELTDGNGVDLVIESAGSPITSAQVFALAKKGGEVLFLGIPYSDVNIERFYFEKIVRNELTVLGSWNAISAPFPGREWSTTIECMSKGLINVRPLITHRVPLSQGPEIFERITNKNGFFGKVLFYPEIQ, from the coding sequence ATGAGGGCACTAAAGTTATATGGAAAAAGGGATTTACGATACGAGGAAGCGGCGGAACCGTTTATTGAAAAAAATGATGAGGTCATTATAAAAGTAAAAGCGGCAGGCATTTGTGGCTCTGATTTATCAAGATATGCTAAGCTAGGTCCATATATTGAAGGAATGGTATGGGGACATGAGTTTAGCGGTGAAGTAGCTGCAATCGGCTCTGGCGTTCATCATGTTAAAATCGGGGACCGCGTAGCAGCATGCCCTGCACTTTATTGCGGAAAGTGTGAAAGCTGTAAAAAAGGATTACTGTCACAATGTAAAAAATTAACAGTGATTGGAGCTAGATATCCTGGAGCATTTGCAGAATATGTAAAGCTTCCTGGAGAAAATGTACTTTCTATACCTGAAACAATTGATTTTGATACGGCGACATTTATAGAACCTTCAGCTGTAGTGGCACATGGATTTTACCGAACTAGAACACAGCCCGGTGCAGATGTTGCAGTAGTGGGCTGCGGGAGTATTGGGTTATTAGCTGTTCAGTGGGCAAAAATTTTCGGTGCTAGTAAAGTTTATGCCATCGATATTGATAGTAAGAAATTAGATATTGCAAAAGAAGTCGGTGCGGATGTTGTTATTCATGCAGTTGAAAAAACAGCTTATGAACAGTTAATGGAATTAACTGATGGAAATGGGGTTGATTTAGTTATTGAATCAGCCGGTTCTCCTATTACATCTGCTCAAGTGTTTGCGTTAGCCAAAAAAGGAGGAGAAGTTTTGTTTTTAGGTATCCCATACTCGGATGTAAACATCGAGCGATTTTATTTTGAAAAAATTGTAAGAAATGAATTAACTGTACTAGGATCTTGGAATGCTATCTCAGCTCCATTCCCTGGAAGAGAGTGGAGCACAACAATCGAATGCATGAGCAAGGGACTAATTAATGTAAGGCCATTAATAACTCACCGTGTTCCTCTTTCACAGGGACCAGAGATTTTTGAAAGAATAACAAATAAAAACGGATTTTTTGGGAAAGTACTGTTCTACCCAGAAATACAGTAA
- a CDS encoding LysR family transcriptional regulator has translation MELRQLQYFLEVAKREHVSEAAEALHVAQSAISRQIANLEAELGVQLFEREGRNVKLTPVGRHFLPHVETALKAIDYAKQQIEEYLDPERGTIKIGFPTSLASHTMPMVISAFKEEHPNVAFHLRQGAYRYLIDAVKNREIDLAFLGPVPIGETGIKGEVLFSESFAALLPSNHPLAKRSSLVLNELRNDPFVTFPEGYVLHQIVLDACHQAGFSPVISSEGEDLDAIKGLVSAGIGVTLLPESAFYETVLRFAVKVPIEMPQVKRNVGIIISDHHELAPSVKVFYRFVKDFFAQLERYR, from the coding sequence ATGGAGCTAAGACAACTTCAATATTTTTTAGAAGTCGCCAAACGGGAGCATGTTTCCGAGGCGGCAGAAGCTCTTCACGTCGCACAATCCGCGATTAGCAGGCAAATTGCCAATTTAGAAGCCGAACTTGGCGTGCAGCTGTTTGAACGGGAAGGGAGAAATGTAAAGCTGACCCCCGTTGGCCGCCATTTTTTGCCACATGTAGAAACAGCGCTAAAAGCAATCGATTATGCAAAACAGCAAATTGAGGAATATTTAGACCCGGAACGCGGAACGATCAAAATCGGCTTTCCGACGAGCCTCGCAAGCCATACGATGCCGATGGTCATCTCCGCCTTTAAAGAAGAGCACCCAAACGTAGCGTTTCATCTGCGGCAAGGAGCCTATCGCTACTTAATCGATGCCGTGAAAAACCGGGAAATCGATTTGGCGTTTCTCGGACCTGTACCCATTGGAGAAACAGGAATTAAGGGAGAAGTTTTATTTTCTGAATCGTTCGCCGCCCTTTTGCCGAGCAATCACCCTCTCGCCAAGCGAAGCAGTTTAGTATTAAACGAGCTGCGCAACGATCCGTTCGTCACATTTCCGGAAGGATACGTACTGCATCAAATCGTGCTCGATGCCTGCCATCAGGCCGGATTTTCCCCGGTCATCTCGTCAGAAGGAGAAGATTTGGATGCGATCAAAGGGCTTGTCTCAGCAGGAATCGGCGTCACCCTTCTTCCAGAAAGCGCCTTTTATGAAACGGTGCTGCGCTTTGCCGTCAAAGTGCCGATCGAAATGCCCCAAGTCAAGCGAAACGTCGGCATTATCATCTCCGATCATCACGAACTGGCGCCGTCGGTCAAAGTGTTTTATCGGTTTGTCAAAGACTTTTTTGCCCAGTTGGAGCGGTATCGGTAA
- a CDS encoding zinc-binding dehydrogenase yields MKALVKKELGFGSLEIVDVVEPEVGKDQVKILVKYSGICGTDIHTYEGHYKVKAPVVLGHEFSGEIVEVGENVTEFKPGDRVTSETTFYICGECVYCQTGDYNLCSSRKGLGTQQNGSFAKYVIARKESVHKLPEQVDYVSAAMTEPLACAHHAVAKATISEGDVVVVLGPGPIGLLVAQVVKTYGATVIVAGLSTDQLRLEKAKELGVDYAVNVQEEDINHIVKSLTDGYGADVVFECAGAVSAVNMGLDLLKKKGQLIQVGIFAKPEIPINAEKIIQKEIKLIGSRSQKPADWEPSLALMSEKKVNAKTLVTHQFTIDQWDEAYRVIKNGEAIKVLLTPID; encoded by the coding sequence ATGAAAGCGTTGGTCAAAAAAGAATTGGGTTTTGGCAGCCTAGAAATTGTAGATGTTGTAGAACCAGAAGTGGGAAAAGATCAGGTCAAAATATTAGTGAAATATAGTGGGATATGTGGTACTGACATTCACACGTACGAAGGTCATTATAAAGTAAAGGCACCTGTTGTTTTGGGACATGAATTTTCAGGGGAAATCGTTGAGGTCGGTGAAAACGTAACAGAATTTAAACCGGGGGACAGAGTAACGTCAGAAACAACTTTCTATATTTGTGGGGAATGCGTTTATTGCCAAACAGGCGATTACAATTTGTGTAGCAGTAGAAAAGGGTTAGGAACGCAGCAAAATGGCAGTTTTGCTAAGTATGTAATTGCTAGGAAAGAAAGCGTTCACAAGCTTCCCGAACAAGTAGATTATGTATCTGCTGCTATGACTGAGCCGCTTGCTTGCGCACATCATGCGGTGGCTAAAGCAACCATTAGCGAAGGAGATGTTGTTGTCGTTCTAGGACCTGGCCCAATTGGTTTACTCGTTGCTCAAGTAGTAAAAACTTATGGAGCGACTGTTATTGTTGCTGGTTTGTCTACTGATCAACTTCGTCTAGAAAAAGCTAAAGAATTGGGGGTGGATTATGCTGTTAATGTTCAAGAAGAAGACATCAACCATATTGTAAAAAGTTTAACAGATGGATATGGTGCTGATGTTGTCTTTGAATGCGCAGGAGCTGTTTCGGCGGTGAACATGGGGCTAGACTTATTGAAAAAGAAAGGGCAGTTGATACAGGTAGGTATTTTTGCAAAACCTGAGATTCCTATTAACGCAGAAAAGATTATTCAAAAAGAAATTAAACTGATTGGATCTAGAAGCCAAAAACCTGCTGATTGGGAGCCGTCATTAGCTTTGATGAGTGAAAAGAAAGTAAATGCCAAAACGCTTGTTACGCATCAATTTACTATTGATCAATGGGATGAAGCGTACAGGGTCATTAAAAATGGAGAAGCCATCAAAGTATTGTTAACACCTATCGATTGA
- the gltB gene encoding glutamate synthase large subunit yields the protein MKHYGLPKAQGLYRPEFEHDACGIGFYAHLKGKPSHDIIKKGLHMLRQLEHRGGQGSDPQTGDGAGIMVQIPHEYFKVACGKMKLPPKGRYGVGMVFLPEDEERRAYYETEFNKIIEKEGQTLLGWRTVPVNIEKLGKLAKQSKPFIRQVFIGASDDIQDELAFERKLYVIRKQAEKLVQNNECYFASLSSRTIVYKGLLTPEQLDEFYVDLQDERFQSAFALVHSRFSTNTFPSWERAHPNRYLIHNGEINTLRGNVNWMMAREKQFVSELFGEDLRKITPILDMNGSDSSILDNAFEFFVLAGKKLAHAAMMLIPEPWFWDSEMDDDKKAFYEYHSCLMEPWDGPTAISFTDGKQIGAILDRNGLRPARYYVTKDDYIIFSSEVGVIDVDPNNVLYKDRLSPGKMLLVDLEQGRIISDEEIKQEIAKEKPYRKWLNEQMMTLDELDIPEDTEPVGNLVTLQKAFGYTYEDVEKTIVAMVKEGKDPTGAMGNDAPLAVLSDRPQSLFNYFKQLFAQVTNPPIDAIREYIVTSTMTLLGKEGNILHPDASAARRIRLDTPILSNEELAALKANPYPEFKCVTIPALFTDDLKKALDEMFEKAEKAMESGAVLLVLSDRGVDEQHVAIPTLLATSALHQHLVRKGTRTNVSIIVECGEAREVHHFAALIGYGADAVNPYLALETIRNATKNGVLSLSYREAVNKYKKVVTDGVVKVMSKMGISTVQSYRGAQIFEAVGIGEEVIEQYFTGTASQIGGIGLAEIAKEAKMRHTAAFQIAYKDDTLDPGSELQWRRNGEHHAFNPKTIHLLQWACRKNDYQLYKEYSRLANEERMTFLRNLFDFDETRTPVPIEEVEPVESIVRRFKTGAMSYGSLSKEAHEALAIAMNRIGGKSNSGEGGEDPSRYVPDENGDLRRSAIKQIASGRFGVKSHYLVNADELQIKMAQGAKPGEGGQLPANKVYPWIGKVRGSTPGVELISPPPHHDIYSIEDLAQLIYDLKNANRDARISVKLVSKAGVGTIAAGVAKGNADVIVISGYEGGTGASPKTSIKHAGLPWELGLAETHQTLMLNGLRDRVVLETDGKLMTGRDVVMAALFGAEEFGFATAPLVVLGCVMMRACHLDTCPVGVATQNPELRKKFMGKPEHVINFMYFVAQEVREIMARLGFRTIDEMVGRVDVLKVSERAKKHWKAKHLDLSRLLYQADGPRTFARPQQHKIEQTLDYNKILPAVAPALERKEKVELHLPIRNVHRAVGTITGSEISKRYGEEGLPEDTIRLHFTGSAGQSFAAFVPKGMTMTLVGDANDYIGKGLSGGKVVVRPPEEAAFASSDNVIIGNVAFYGATGGEAYIRGRAGERFCVRNSGVNAVVEGVGDHGCEYMTGGRVVILGSVGKNFAAGMSGGIAYVLADDENKWQRTANKELVLFERLEEEEEINEVRRMIERHFQYTGSGKAAHILAHWDKYIGKFVKVIPRNYKLMVETIKSMEQSGLSQDEAMMAAFETVAKRKKAAVNESLALQAVAK from the coding sequence ATGAAACATTATGGACTACCGAAAGCGCAAGGGCTCTACCGTCCTGAATTTGAGCATGACGCGTGCGGCATCGGCTTTTATGCCCATTTAAAAGGAAAGCCGTCCCACGATATTATAAAAAAAGGTCTTCATATGCTCCGCCAGCTTGAACATCGCGGCGGGCAAGGGAGTGACCCGCAAACGGGCGATGGCGCGGGGATTATGGTACAAATTCCGCATGAATATTTTAAAGTAGCATGCGGAAAAATGAAGCTTCCGCCAAAAGGGCGCTACGGCGTCGGCATGGTCTTTTTGCCAGAAGATGAGGAAAGACGGGCGTATTATGAAACAGAGTTTAATAAAATTATTGAAAAAGAGGGGCAGACGCTGTTAGGGTGGCGTACTGTGCCTGTAAATATCGAAAAACTCGGAAAACTCGCAAAGCAAAGCAAACCGTTTATTCGCCAAGTGTTTATCGGAGCGAGCGACGATATTCAAGATGAGCTTGCGTTTGAACGGAAATTGTATGTCATTCGCAAGCAAGCGGAAAAGCTCGTCCAAAATAATGAATGTTACTTCGCCAGCCTCTCGAGCCGGACGATCGTATATAAAGGATTGCTTACGCCTGAGCAATTGGACGAATTTTATGTCGATTTGCAAGACGAACGGTTTCAATCGGCGTTTGCTCTTGTGCATTCGCGCTTTAGCACGAACACGTTCCCTAGCTGGGAAAGAGCGCATCCAAACCGTTATTTAATTCATAACGGCGAAATCAACACGCTAAGAGGAAACGTCAACTGGATGATGGCGCGGGAGAAGCAGTTCGTATCCGAACTTTTCGGTGAGGATTTGCGAAAAATTACGCCGATTTTAGATATGAACGGCAGTGACTCGTCCATTTTAGATAACGCGTTTGAATTTTTTGTCTTAGCTGGGAAAAAATTAGCGCATGCGGCGATGATGCTCATTCCGGAACCGTGGTTCTGGGACAGCGAAATGGACGACGACAAAAAAGCGTTTTACGAATACCATAGCTGTTTAATGGAACCGTGGGACGGCCCGACGGCGATTTCGTTTACGGACGGAAAACAGATCGGTGCGATCTTGGACCGCAATGGGCTGCGGCCGGCGCGCTATTATGTGACAAAAGACGACTATATTATTTTCTCGTCGGAGGTCGGCGTCATTGATGTCGATCCGAACAACGTGCTATATAAGGACCGGCTAAGCCCAGGGAAAATGCTTTTAGTCGACTTAGAACAAGGCCGGATCATTTCCGATGAGGAAATTAAACAAGAAATCGCCAAAGAAAAGCCGTATCGCAAATGGTTGAACGAACAAATGATGACGCTAGACGAGCTCGATATTCCAGAAGATACGGAGCCTGTCGGCAACCTTGTCACATTGCAAAAGGCGTTCGGCTATACGTATGAAGATGTGGAAAAAACGATCGTCGCAATGGTGAAGGAAGGAAAAGACCCGACCGGAGCGATGGGCAATGACGCGCCGCTCGCGGTGTTGTCAGACCGCCCGCAAAGCTTGTTTAACTATTTCAAGCAGCTGTTTGCGCAAGTTACCAACCCGCCGATTGATGCAATTCGCGAATACATTGTGACATCGACGATGACGCTTCTCGGCAAAGAAGGAAATATTCTTCATCCGGATGCATCAGCTGCCCGCCGCATTCGCTTGGATACGCCGATTCTTTCCAACGAAGAGCTCGCTGCGTTAAAAGCGAACCCGTATCCTGAGTTTAAATGTGTGACGATTCCGGCATTATTTACCGATGATTTGAAAAAAGCGCTTGATGAAATGTTTGAAAAAGCGGAAAAGGCGATGGAAAGCGGCGCGGTGCTTCTTGTGTTGTCTGACCGAGGCGTCGACGAACAGCATGTTGCCATTCCGACGCTGCTTGCCACAAGCGCGCTTCATCAACATCTTGTTCGCAAGGGAACGCGCACAAATGTAAGCATTATTGTCGAATGCGGCGAAGCGCGGGAAGTGCATCATTTTGCCGCTTTAATCGGATACGGCGCAGATGCGGTGAATCCGTACTTAGCGCTCGAAACCATTCGCAATGCGACGAAAAACGGGGTTCTTTCGCTTTCCTATCGCGAAGCCGTGAACAAATATAAAAAGGTTGTTACCGATGGCGTTGTCAAAGTGATGTCGAAAATGGGAATTTCGACGGTGCAAAGTTACCGAGGCGCGCAAATTTTCGAAGCGGTCGGCATCGGTGAGGAAGTGATCGAACAATATTTCACAGGCACAGCATCGCAAATCGGCGGCATCGGTTTAGCCGAAATTGCCAAAGAAGCGAAAATGCGCCACACAGCCGCATTCCAAATAGCGTACAAAGACGATACATTAGATCCTGGCAGCGAGTTGCAATGGAGACGAAACGGAGAGCACCACGCATTCAATCCGAAAACGATTCACCTGCTTCAATGGGCATGCCGGAAAAACGATTACCAGCTTTATAAAGAATATTCAAGACTGGCAAATGAAGAACGCATGACGTTTTTGCGAAATTTGTTTGATTTTGATGAAACGAGAACTCCAGTTCCGATTGAAGAAGTCGAACCGGTTGAATCGATCGTGCGCCGCTTTAAAACAGGGGCGATGTCCTACGGTTCATTGAGCAAAGAAGCGCATGAAGCATTGGCGATTGCGATGAACCGCATCGGCGGAAAAAGCAATAGCGGCGAGGGAGGAGAAGATCCGAGCCGTTACGTGCCGGATGAAAACGGTGATTTGCGCAGAAGCGCGATTAAGCAGATCGCTTCCGGCCGTTTTGGAGTAAAAAGCCATTATTTAGTCAACGCCGATGAATTGCAAATCAAAATGGCGCAAGGGGCAAAACCAGGCGAAGGCGGACAGCTGCCTGCCAATAAAGTGTATCCATGGATTGGAAAAGTGCGCGGATCTACGCCTGGAGTGGAATTGATTTCACCTCCTCCGCACCATGATATTTATTCGATTGAAGACTTGGCGCAACTTATTTATGATTTGAAAAACGCCAATAGAGACGCACGCATCAGCGTGAAGCTCGTTTCGAAAGCAGGAGTCGGTACGATCGCGGCTGGAGTTGCGAAAGGAAACGCCGATGTCATTGTCATCAGCGGATATGAAGGCGGAACAGGAGCGTCGCCAAAAACGAGCATTAAGCATGCCGGGCTTCCGTGGGAACTTGGCCTTGCGGAAACGCACCAAACGCTAATGCTAAACGGCTTGCGTGACCGCGTTGTGCTTGAAACGGATGGAAAATTAATGACAGGCCGCGATGTCGTGATGGCTGCGTTATTTGGCGCTGAAGAATTCGGGTTCGCGACGGCCCCGCTTGTCGTTTTAGGCTGTGTGATGATGCGGGCATGTCATCTTGATACATGCCCGGTTGGCGTGGCGACGCAAAACCCAGAACTTCGCAAAAAGTTCATGGGAAAACCGGAGCACGTGATCAACTTCATGTATTTTGTCGCCCAAGAAGTGCGTGAAATTATGGCGCGTCTCGGCTTCCGCACGATAGACGAAATGGTCGGAAGAGTCGATGTCTTAAAAGTGAGCGAGCGCGCGAAAAAACACTGGAAAGCGAAACATTTGGATTTATCGCGTTTGCTTTACCAAGCAGATGGTCCACGGACGTTTGCTCGGCCGCAGCAGCATAAAATCGAACAAACGCTGGATTACAACAAAATTTTGCCGGCGGTAGCGCCTGCGTTAGAGCGAAAAGAGAAAGTCGAGCTTCATCTTCCGATTCGAAATGTTCATCGCGCCGTCGGAACGATTACGGGAAGCGAAATATCGAAACGATACGGCGAAGAAGGGCTTCCGGAAGACACGATTCGCCTCCATTTCACAGGTTCTGCTGGACAAAGCTTTGCCGCTTTCGTGCCAAAAGGAATGACGATGACGCTTGTCGGCGATGCGAACGATTATATCGGCAAAGGGCTGTCCGGCGGAAAAGTGGTTGTCCGTCCGCCGGAAGAAGCGGCGTTTGCTTCTTCGGATAATGTTATTATCGGCAATGTCGCTTTCTATGGGGCGACGGGAGGAGAAGCATATATCCGCGGGCGCGCCGGCGAACGGTTCTGCGTGCGAAACAGCGGCGTGAATGCGGTGGTAGAAGGCGTCGGCGACCACGGTTGTGAGTATATGACAGGTGGGCGTGTCGTGATTCTTGGTTCCGTCGGGAAAAACTTCGCGGCAGGAATGTCCGGAGGAATCGCTTATGTGTTGGCTGATGATGAAAACAAGTGGCAAAGAACGGCGAATAAAGAATTAGTGCTGTTTGAACGTCTCGAAGAGGAAGAAGAGATTAACGAAGTGCGTCGAATGATTGAAAGACATTTTCAATATACCGGAAGCGGAAAAGCTGCCCACATATTGGCGCACTGGGATAAGTACATCGGAAAATTTGTGAAAGTCATTCCGAGAAACTACAAATTGATGGTCGAAACGATCAAATCGATGGAACAATCCGGGCTTTCTCAAGATGAGGCGATGATGGCCGCCTTTGAAACGGTGGCGAAACGAAAAAAAGCCGCAGTAAACGAATCATTGGCATTGCAAGCGGTCGCTAAATAA